The Vanessa atalanta chromosome 2, ilVanAtal1.2, whole genome shotgun sequence DNA window ATTTCATGGGTTTTATGGAAGTTTCAGATCCAATAACTGTTGAAGAAGCATTAACAGGTCCAAATGCAAGGCAATGGAAAGAAGCAATGGATGAAGAGTACAAGTCCTTACTTGAAAACAATACTTGGGAAATGACTAATCTACCAGCTAACAAACGTGCCATACCTTGCAAATGGGTTTACAAggtaaaaagaaatgaaaatggaGAAACTGTTAAGTATAAAGCACGTCTAGTGATTAAAGGATGTTCACAAAGGGCCGGAATCGATTACACTGAAAGTTTTTCACCTGTTGTGAGACTTGCATCTCTAAGATACTTGTTAGCTTTGGCTGTAAAATATGATTTGGATATATGTCAAATGGACGCAGTATCAGCTTTTCTGCAAGGCGACATAGAAGAGGAGATTTATATGAAGCAGCCACCTCTATATGAGAGCAATGAGAAAGTATGTAAACTCAAGAAATCTTTGTATGGGTTAAAACAAGCGAGTAGGCAGTGGAATAAGAAGCTTGATTCTACGCTAAAAGAGATAGGTTTATCACAGACGAAATTAGATCCCtgtatatattacaagattGAGGATgataaaaacatgttttttatgGCTATTTATGTAgacgatatattaatatttacaaacaatgaaaatatgaaAAGCCACGTAAAGGCAGAACtgcataaaaagtttaaaatgaaaGATCTTGGAGACTTATGTTACTGCATTGGAATACATATAGAACGAGACAGAAAGAATGGAATAATATACTTAgatcaaagaaaatatataatggaagtattacaaaaatatggtATGTCGGATTGTAAGACAGTCAAGACTCCAATGGATgtaaatacaaagttttatgAGAAAGAAAATTctgatgaaattaaaatattaactgataTTCCTTATCAAGAGATAATTGGATGTTTGTTGTACGTTTCTCAAGTAACAAGACCAGACATTAgctttgttattaatatgttaagCAAATACAATAACAAGCCTGAAATGCAGCATTGGCTTGCTCTGAAACGTGTCATGCGCTACTTGAAGGGGACTCAAGATTATAGACTGACTTATAAGCAAACACCAGCAGAAACAATGACTTATGGTTATTGTGACGCAGACTGGGCGAGCTCAGGGGATGATCGACGTTCCTGCACTGGCTACACATTCCTGTTTCAGGGAGGAACAATCAGCTGGAATTCGAAGCGGCAGCCTACAGTTGCCCTGTCTACAACTGAGGCGGAATATATGTCTTTGTCTTCTTGCGTACAAGAAGCCTTATGGCTAAAGCAACTTCAAGAAAGTTTTTGGCCACACTTGAAGAATGAAGCCATGGTTATTTACAGTGATAATCAGAGTTCTATCAAACTTTCAGGTTCTGATGGTTATCATTCCAGGACGAAGCACATTGATGTGAGGCATCATTTTGTTCGTGACAAGGTGCTTGGTGGGGCCATTGACGTTCGCTACGTTCAGACGGACATGATGGTCGCAGATGCCCTAACGAAAGCCACGACGCACTCAAATTTGGTTTTCTGTGCCTCCAAGATGGGCTTATGTTTAAGAGAGGATGTTGGAAGAAGTTAAACAACGCCTAatagcttaaatacttttttgctaTCTCTTAACTTTTCCTAGTGTCTGTCAATGTGTTATGTCACTTgcacttgttttcaataaaccgtttttaatgcttatattctaaatcttattatttctacaatagtaaaaggttttattattattagtactaaCCATTGCAGATATATTATACTTGTGCgtcttctataaaaatataatttcgatgTTCATTGTTTAAGTTcagtttattattgaaaaagttacataCCGATAATTGGGATGTGGTTCTTGGCATATGAAGGGTCTAGCAGAGAATAGAATCTTCCAGTCCATGGCGAAATTttacctataataaaaaatatatatattatctcgtaaaatataatctaaggCATTAAGTTTAGTTGTTATGATAAGATATTTACGtaactaaaaacaaaagaaattagCTTTGTTCAAGCAAGATTAATATGGatcttttattaagtaattatttcaaCTAACCAGTAACAGTTAAAACAACAAGCGCTGTGCCAAGTGTTGCCAGGAGTGTTGTCAACAATGCTTTGAACAGCAATTCAAAGTTGGCCGGTGATAGATGCTCACGCAAGTATTGCGTGAAGGCATACAACTGGCATAAGCCAAAGGTACCAAGAGcctgaaaataatgttatattgaaGCAATCATGACGCCAAGTACCAACTCGGTACCACTGGGTATGTAACGCTAATATATTTAAGTCAGGTACGGGTATTTTACTGATAAGTATTTGTTATAGTAGTTTTCAGGTTGTGTTCGCCAGTGGCAGGGAAGAGCTATGCTCTTCTCATTTATCgatttcatgatttttttgGGTTGaatagtgtaaaaatatttctaaatgtaGTAAATGGTAAGTGTCCTATATGTGTGAATTTTattgttgataaataatattctatgaaTGTTTTGTGTAAATGTCAGTTATAAAGATCATAGGACTTACCAACATATGTTCCGAACTTTGAACAGGTTGGAAACCAACGAATGATATTTGCATAGACAAGATGGTTCCAACGCAATATAAGGTGCTATACGCGACGTACACGCGTGCCGAAAAGCGACCCAGCAGCATTAGGGCCAGCACGTGGAGGGGGATGAGGTTGATGAGGAAGACATAGCCTCCCCACGATGATACCtatttcatgaaataaataaatgacaataaaacaattacatacaACACTTTCAGTACAATTATTGGACAAATGTATTTAATGCATACTGAAAATGTTTTAGTGAACACTGACcactacattaatattatatgaaaaataaactttgataaatatatttcagttttaagtCGTCAACTGTGTACAATTttcataaagaaatatatagatataatgtaCAAAAGtgcaaaaacaaaaatgttattaaaacatttctgtGTGAAGCTTTCGTCTTAATGTTCTATGATTGTTTTGttccattgaatatttatattcaatgaatTGTGTCCAAACATATGGACaaacaatcaaattaaaataaatattgtgaaaatatttacaactttttatttatatatacattgatAGTAAAATACACATACACCTGATGTATTTTCTAGAACTGTAATcaccataatttaaaaaataacacctgaataatgtttaattcaaaATGGAAGtagatataatgtaatatttatgtaaaatttttgtaCAACTGCCAATGTCTTTTTCTTCCAGGAGACAATTTAGATGTTTAAGTGATGTTAAGTGTGGGATAGTGGTACAaagagttaaatttttattgtttaagtaaatataacaaaaatgagtttgctatatacaaacaaacctattaaaagaaatataacattCAGCACCCACCATGTAGAAATATGCCAATGCAGTCATAGTAGCCCACAGGATAGTTCCGGTATTAACTGCTTTGATCCAGAAGTAATAGGTGAGCAGCATACAGAATATGGCGATACCTTCATTGTCGTAGCTTCCAGCAACTGAACGACTAATGTATCCAGGAACTATTGCAATCATTGCAGCTGCGACTAAGCCTGCTCCTTCATCCTATTaagtgtaaaataattacacaactAAGCATGTTATGGTCATAAATGTGTTCTatagacaaattaaaatattatatttccttaGACACTAAAGGAGTTACTAATTTACTTTATAGAACTTTGAATgtacaatcaaatatattaaaagttcttTACATTGTAGttacaaaaaattgtataatgtatatactaataacaattaaattaagttgGGACCAACTATCAGTTATACAGAACTCAAACAATAAGTTATATGCAAAAATAAGTAACACCCCCCCCTGATCCAccctaataaacataaaatacaattattatatatttcaatacaatcaGTCCAACGGTTTATGAGTTCAGCTACATACAGAAGATTTATGCATATAAAGATATACAGACAAATCGCAAGAGAATCTTTTTTGGAGTTGGTTAATGTATAGGAACCCTATAAatctaagtaaaatatattattatatttcaagcaTAACATAAATGGTATTCGTcgtaattaactattttattactttgttatCTAAAACAATCAGTGTTATTGTTTGatggaaataatttttttactgataattttatatactgtagataaaattgagtattttttttatcatttatattacctttctattatatgtactttttaaattcaGCTTTGATTCAAAAGTATTAAAAGTtactatttaagtaaatatatcttttaacaaGAAAACCttgatatgttattttagaTGAGGAACCagcttccaaaaaaaaaaaattttttttgggaCGCTgtgtttattattgtgttgcatatgcataaaattttattgccataaataataacgaaattcTACAGATTTTTTtgattgtgttattttatttttaaactaacctTCAATTCCTTAGTGAGTAAATATGTCACAATAGTTGTGAGAGATGAGAAAAATGGTGCTAAAAACACACAGACATTTCTGATGTCAATGGTTATATTCAGAAACTGCATTATATTGTAGAGTGTAGCAGAGGTCACCATCAGGCCAGGGTAGATCGTACCTAAgttgaaaaaaaactatttataatactagtaacaTAAGAattgtgagttttttttaatttattctatgaaCCTGCAATCAGTTCTAAGACTATGAGCTGATAGGTAGATTGagatactaaattttatttaagtaaatatgcaGATACagattgaaatttttaatgaaaaataaatgcataataatagtataattaactTACCTCCAATAATACGACCTAAGGGATACCATGCTCTATCATCAAACCAGTTATGGAACTGATAAAATCCTTCTTCCGTAAGAAAACGAGTAGTTCTGTAGTTAAAATACGGATCAAACTCGTGTATAACACTCTCGAATCGTAGAACAGAGAAGAGACGAGTCGCGAAAGCTAAAATAATTAGTCGTTATTAAAATTCGATCTTTTGGATTTTAATAACTagagtacattttttatattatattatttatatgtcagcATAAAGCATGTTGTCGCCATTCGTTATCTTACTTGGACCACGtcagtaaaacaaaacaataagactttttattaatagtatatttgtttatcatttataacaatttgaTTAAGATCCATACAAAATCAGAGCTGattttacttacataaaattGCTGCCATCGATAAAACAGCTAACTTTATGAATGTTAGTTGTTTATCAGACGAAAGCTGAGACAGCTTCGCCTTGCTCTGCACCTCCACAGTCATTTTGTTgggttatataaatacaatattcttaatacatatataaaaacaacaaagtaTGCAATATAAATTGCATGAAAATTTTCGCCGGCAACCTATCTCAGATTTACCGACGCAGGCAACTTGATTTTAGCCGATTTGACGTGacagtaattttaaatgacaGCTTATTAACGGCGTGGCACAGAGTGTTGCCCGAGGCTGCCaactcatttaatatttttttggtataatgTGTAGGtgctatttatttgaaacaaaagtaaaaattaaatattatttataccataaaatttgtattgtaaatatccTTTTACtcaatagaataatattttatattataatgctatAAGTGAGATTTGTAATGGTAGAATAATGGCAAAATGTAAAGCAAATCAAAATAGTTCTCAACTGACtgcttgttattttaatactttaaaatatattggaagtaaaattttattaaatagcttgtatatattttatataatatagcattTGGATCTTTTATATCTTAGAACATTAACTATTGTTAGCAAAACAACTTTACAGGTTTGCAGACTTAGTTATTGTAATTCGTAGGTTATCCTTAAATGTGTGAAAGAttatatggttagaaagaatgttacttgtgagatgacgattgacgtccgacagagaagtatggaagaataAGACATGCTGCACCGATTCCAAGTAAAAttaggataagggcaggaggatgatgatgagaGGTTGTCCTTAAATCAGCAGTCAAAATGACAGTTGACATTTGACAACTTGACACATGAGAAATCGAAGTTACTAAATTAAGCTCGGTGCTCGATTCTCGTAAGATTCTCGATTCTCTACCTCTAGTCATCTCCCTCGCCTCGTTCGCTTTTAGCTTCAAGACTGATAAAATTATCACGTAACTCGTGGGTATTTAGATTAAATAGAAATAGTTgttgtttgttatatttgacgTTAATATTGTCTCGAACAGTTTACCGAAGCTTACTTTGGTCTTTCTCTCCGGTGACTAATCATCTCGAAGCAGTCTCGAAGTTAGAGTTAAAGCATGATAAGGACGTTTAATTAGTGATCGAAATAATCTGTGTGATTTGTAAGAGTGAATTGTTGTGAAGCGATTTATATGTAATGTCTGACGGAGACCCTTCTCTCGAAGAAGATATTCCAAAGCCTTTGTTAGAAAGGCCCGAAGAAAATGTGTTCACGCCAAAGATAGCGACTCCTATATTTGCTGGAAGCGTGAAGATTCACCACAAGCCATCAGACGCTGCGGAAACTGAATCTTTTCTATCTGATGCACAGCGCAATGAGCTTGCGTTCCAACAGTTATTCCAAGATGGAGATGGAGAATTTCACgaagtaagtttattttacatacacTAAACCCATCCTAAgatgttgatttttaattattctaaatgtataaaatatttcaatccaATTCCTTCATTTATATTGCCCTATTTCTTGGCTTTCATTCATCACTATctcttaaatcattaaaaaataataatttaaaatgtaatcatgATATTTGTGTGGGTATTCATTCTAATATAGTAATTTGTTAAGTTATCAATATCATACAAATAGGTACTAATTGAACAGCAATAATTGCCATATCTTTTGTCAGTTAATTTATTGTTCAGTTGCTGGCTGGAATATGAACatgaaaacaaaatgaaatggTGGTATTATTACTTGTAACAACAATGTTTCAAATTCAGTCATTAACAAACAAGCAATTTCCATTTAATTTGGATAGAGTATAGGAGCtgatttctacaaaaaaaaaactcaccaaTTGTTGGCGTTCACTCTTTAAACTCAtggcaacatttattttttactaataatcaTACTTAACTTTTTACCTACTACtacttcaaattaaaatccAATTTTTCTGCTGTAGATAACATAATGATACTCTAtataatctattccaaccacaagacaacaaaagccaaataaacaacatttgacatctcATTGGCTTGAATATCATAGGTCAAAAGCTTGAACAATCTGAGATATTCATTGtggatttgtaaaaaaattgcattttgaaCATGGACAGAAGtgttatcagaattttggaagtaaaatataagTGGATATAAGCAGTTTATTGGAATAGTTTACTATATTACGATAAATTAGTCAAgaacaatatagctgagctattagctaATCGCCTGGTGTACTTAAATCTAaggtatttttatctttattccttcttcaattggaatatTATAGTCTATAAAAGATTCCCTAATGGGAATAATACTCTATTTAGTATTgtaaaaattagaaaattatcATCTAGAAAACATAATAGaaacaaaaaaggtttaatataaTAGTGTTTAATTATGGTTAATGTTAAAATTGGGTAATTAAGAAacttctgtatttttatattttatttgtatacttttGCATACtttatggtataataatattttaagacattCAATATCATGGAtaatgatatttgttttaatgaataatgacTATTCACCATAGGAAATGCAAAGATTAAACTATTATACATCATTATCACTGTTCACAGTATCTTTACAATATTAACCTTCATATTaacttattactaatataattacttaataattttttttatttatgttaatgttcaattaaaaaaaatataattaaatataccaaaTAATTCTATCAATACCTCATGTTATCGACATGCTTTATAGTGGATATGAAAAAGATAggcaatacattattttgacatatagttaattaattaaatccttAATCTATTAATATTCATCAAGTTACTTTAGTTTTACGTATTAGTTAATGAAGGCTGAGCCCAAAGCCCAAGGGTGATTAACTAATAAAGATAACAGCAAAAACTGTAACACCTACATTGTACAGTATAAAGACCCATACAGTAGTGTGCGTGTTGACAAATGTTTAATGCAATCAGCAATTTTGTTAAATAGTCACAAGTTTTACTTTTAGAGAACGTGACGTAAAATAACGACGTCTTTTTCTCTTTTTAGTGGATTTTTGTGCATCTCATcattgaaattttctttttcgGAAGTGTTGATAATCTGAATATTTATGCGagtcgtatttatttatgaaacttaCGAGAATTTGTGATTCCATTTCTCAACGTTTATCTAAGGatgatactaattaaaattgcaaacaatatatttataaacacttttGCACTTTGTCACTGCTTGAATAAGTGATGATGGTTCTAATCTTGAAACGTAACTGAGATAAATCTCCAAATTGGCGCCACTTATCGAATAtggttatataatgtataatgttaTAGAAAAGAATATAGGCTAAAGATAGAGTATGGTCTCTGTCATTAGGTGTACTTAAACACTAATCAAATACAGATGATTCAGAGTTGTACAGAGCCTGTGTGAAACGACCAAGGTCAGTAGTCAGTTTCTCAGGTTTTTCTACAAGAGCAGTCTTTTGAATTCAATGTTATAAAATGATCGCGAGGAGTGTTATCGAAGtgatatgttatgttttatacgATGTCGATCGAAATAGAATTTATAGAAATCGTGTGAGAGGCggaaataataatgtatggtatttatttgtaatagtttttaaacaTCTAGCAATACGAAGTgagtaatcaaatcaaatccaatGGGTTTAAAGAAAAGTTGGACAGTTTGATTACGAATTGTGTATGTATTCGAtaacatttcttaatatttatggtAAGCTAACGATGTAGTCTCAATGTTTACAATGTTTTGCGAAACTGtaggtaattataaaaaacaataacaaggtCACTCGTTAAaccgaatatttttaaactattcaatAGATATTCGACAGATATTTTTACGTGATAATATggggtaaaattatttaaaaaatctttcacTGGCAAGTGTGATTGATTTCGATATATTGTTTGGGTCAGACGGAGAAAGCGGCGCAGGAGAGGATCGCTGATCTGCACGCCATGTCGGTGCTGAGTACTTACCAGGACAACCTCTCGCAGGATATGAATACCGACCGGTGAGTTTAGCTGCTGTACCAATGACATTGCAATAAGCATTCCATTAATTATCGAAACCTTGTTACCAATTAAGTGCAATAGGCTACTAGTCAGACTATCAGTTTTGGCCGCTATGGACCAATTAGTACGAGCCACCCTTGAAAttctgataatttaaaaatagttttaaatatttcttggcCATTTTTTTCTCTCTGATCCTCCCTGCACTCGCTTCGCCTATATAAGCTTTATCGCCAAGTGTTATGTCGCCCACTGTTCAAAGTTGCTGAGCAGATATTTCGCAAATTGGCCGCTCTTAATAGGCAATACTGACCCTTAAGACATATCCGTCGctgtatattatgaaaaaacatttatttttcgtgATCCCATAATTGTGTAGCTGTTTCGTTTTTACGTAAATGTTTTTCGTTTCTTGGTAAACACTTTTCTTTCAGACTTCTCTATTAAAACTGCTGAATCTGAAAACTTGTAGAGATTTCATAAAGAATGTGTACCCTTTCTACATGTTTCGTACACTTTTTTTGGTTTAATGTctatatcatcatcataatataGAAATACCCGAAGAGTTTCCTATAAACGTTTCTCAGATATGGGTTTATTGTGATTGCTAACTGTTGTTTAAATGTGAATTGTATGCATATGTGTGATGTCATTGGTCTTTCTGTCCTGTGTGTCGTACGCATGTATTTTGTAACAATgccgtttattttaaattgtatcaatTTAATACAATCGAACACACTAATGAGGTGATAGGAAGAAATAATTGAAACATAATGGAAAAATAgctttaacaaatataacagtTACGTAAAGTATTGGTCAGTGTTACTAGAATAATCCTGTTTAGAGgaagttttttattatgtccAGTTGTGATGTGCCATTAAAACTGCGGATACAAAGGTGGAGTAAAGGGTAGAGTCAAATagcttaaagttattttatttatataaaattatcagtgattcgtaaaatatataaatggctatcaatttttattacctTAAAAGAGCTGACAGTTGTTAGTAGTACtaaattgtaatattgaatCAACTTGAAATTAGTTACTTTTGCTTCaagttgtcaaaaaaaaaaaatctttttatttcgtTGGGTAGTTGGTAGTGGCACGGAGCGCGGACGCCGGGAAAGAGAAAGTTGATTTGTTTTGTCGGTCTTTTATCTGGTTCTAGTCACTTTACTCTTCCAAATTTTAGCACACTACAAAATCAGCTCTAATTGGTATCATGATCAATTAGTATATATACTCTGTTTACTGCCCCGTTTTAGTGTTGTCCTATAATGTATTGTGTAGTTTGACGATgttgacttttatttataatgcttatttaagtatttaaagactattctaaattaattgcaatattAATTCCTTAGTGATATTTGGAGACATGTGTAGATTTGAATATGCCGTTTTTAATTTCTGTCCTATGTTGAATATTAAGACTgtcgtattatatttttgttaatttcgtaTCATCGTTTCTACTCAGGGTGTTGTTTATGATTTCAGTATATagtttttgtatgtttaaaattaaaattcagatTTTACgcttaaaaaactaattagtatatttaattacattgctTCAACGTAAACACAATTCGTATTAGGTATCTAGTATTgtctaatgttgtcttagattttcgcgattattacacattgaaataaaactagtttttaacggatttaatcgcgtatattaattattttaacatcccgacgtttcgagcactttgcagtgttcgtggtcacgggcagactaaggtgacatttgtctgttcgaattaaaaagaaatattatttacaactaccgccaacgatttcttaattggtatcttgagtagcgtcccggttgcacgcagaaggcactaactgtatctttaggtcttgcaaatccaaatccaacagactgcattaatatacgcgattaaatccgttaaaaactagttttatttcaatctagTATTGTCGTTTTTGtttgaacatttaaatattccactCAATGTCGGTCGTATGTAGAAGTTTcggatgatattttaaataaccaaCATTTGAagaaacacatgaaaatttacaTGTTCCGAACATATTctattaactgttttttttttttatgacaactaAAGCTAAAATACCAGATCACCACATAAGTCAATGAAGAAAATTGACAAACGTATAAAATGGTACTGAACTGggttttttttccaatttatatatagacattATGTTCGCATCGGAATAAACGATTCAATCAAACACTCGACTTTAGTCTAACTCGGTATCATTTACGTTTTGagtcataattattatgcatgtattataaataaccgTACAAAGTAAATAACCAATCCGGATATTAAAATTACTGAAACAAATAGATTatggttgtatttttttagggcaataataaaattaaataaaa harbors:
- the LOC125069920 gene encoding dolichyl-diphosphooligosaccharide--protein glycosyltransferase subunit STT3A isoform X2; amino-acid sequence: MTVEVQSKAKLSQLSSDKQLTFIKLAVLSMAAILSFATRLFSVLRFESVIHEFDPYFNYRTTRFLTEEGFYQFHNWFDDRAWYPLGRIIGGTIYPGLMVTSATLYNIMQFLNITIDIRNVCVFLAPFFSSLTTIVTYLLTKELKDEGAGLVAAAMIAIVPGYISRSVAGSYDNEGIAIFCMLLTYYFWIKAVNTGTILWATMTALAYFYMVSSWGGYVFLINLIPLHVLALMLLGRFSARVYVAYSTLYCVGTILSMQISFVGFQPVQSSEHMLALGTFGLCQLYAFTQYLREHLSPANFELLFKALLTTLLATLGTALVVLTVTGKISPWTGRFYSLLDPSYAKNHIPIIASVSEHQPTSWSSFYFDLQVLVFLFPAGLYFCFTKLTDANIFIILYGVLSIYFAGVMVRLMLVLAPVMCVVSGVAASSLLSLHVKDIEPKVEKHDKKKKHENNFVFRSEVRAHDGARIIFDDFREAYTWLKMNTPQDAKVMSWWDYGYQITAMANRTVIVDNNTWNNTHISRVGQAMASSEEHAYEIMRELDVDYVLVIFGGLVGYSSDDINKFLWMVRIGGSTERGAHIREADYYTGAGEFRVDAHGSPTLLNCLMYKMSYYKFGLVYTEGGRPPGYDRVRGAEIGNKDFNLDVLEEAYTTEHWLVRIYKVKPLPNRGL